A stretch of the Gossypium hirsutum isolate 1008001.06 chromosome D07, Gossypium_hirsutum_v2.1, whole genome shotgun sequence genome encodes the following:
- the LOC121219095 gene encoding protein LEO1 homolog, producing the protein MGEEKRHEMMQNLFGDQSEEEEEIDSEHESNPHPNYASDEAEGVMEPEGEGEGEVEVEGHGEAEVESDGDLRDLEPDPGESEGERVQSSQEVDIGDQREESEAKETDSDEKEDYGQRVVTSRRREVIESGSERSEENHYPDNEDEEVDQTRSLSKSPEEEKDPTHLSHSAAEIRDVFGASDEEEEEAEYAVRHDMEQEEIRSPMEEEGSYGKSPRLEDMVHDEDARYESDDEHVEVKQKEKPVGPPLELEVPFRPAPAHPTKMNMIKVSNIMGIDPKPFDPKTYVEEDTFVTDESGSKKRIRLENNIVRWRTVRKKDGTTSYESNACFVRWSDGSLQLLIGNEVLDISVQEAQHDQSHLFLRHGKVTISS; encoded by the exons ATGGGAGAGGAGAAGCGACACGAGATGATGCAAAACCTCTTCGGCGATCAGTCGGAGGAAGAGGAAGAGATCGATTCCGAACATGAATCAAATCCCCATCCTAATTACGCTTCT GATGAAGCTGAGGGTGTAATGGAGCCTGAGGGTGAAGGCGAAGGTGAAGTTGAAGTGGAGGGACATGGTGAGGCAGAAGTGGAGAGTGATGGTGACCTACGAGATTTAGAACCTGATCCTGGAGAAAGTGAGGGTGAAAGAGTACAAAGCTCCCAAGAAGTGGATATTGGGGATCAAAGGGAAGAAAGTGAGGCAAAAGAGACAGATAGTGATGAAAAAGAAGACTATGGTCAGAGGGTAGTGACTAGCCGGAGAAGGGAAGTAATTGAGAGTGGGTCAGAAAGGTCTGAGGAAAACCATTATCCTGATAACGAAGATGAAGAGGTTGATCAAACTAGAAGCTTGAG TAAGTCACCAGAGGAGGAGAAGGATCCAACTCACCTTTCACATTCAGCTGCTGAAATTCGTGATGTATTTGGTGCTTctgacgaagaagaagaagaagcagaataTGCAGTTCGACATGATATGGAGCAAGAGGAAATT AGATCTCCTATGGAAGAGGAAGGGAGCTATGGGAAGAGTCCAAGACTTGAAGATATGGTGCATGATGAAGATGCTCGTTATGAGTCAGATGACGAACATGTTGAGGTGAAACAAAAAGAGAAGCCAGTTGGACCCCCGTTGGAGCTGGAGGTTCCATTTCGCCCTGCTCCAGCTCATCCAACCAAG ATGAACATGATCAAAGTTTCAAATATAATGGGCATTGACCCAAAACCATTTGATCCCAAGACATATGTTGAGGAGGATACATTTGTAACAGATGAGTCTGGCTCAAAAAAACGTATTAGGTTGGAGAACAATATTGTACGTTGGAGGACCGTCagaaagaaagatggcacaacaTCA TATGAAAGTAATGCTTGCTTTGTGAGATGGTCAGATGGTAGTTTACAGTTGTTAATTGGCAATGAAGTTCTGGACATATCTGTACAAGAGGCACAACATGATCAATCGCACCTTTTTCTTCGACATGGGAAGGTGACTATTTCCTCCTAG